In Labilibaculum sp. DW002, a single window of DNA contains:
- a CDS encoding PAS domain-containing hybrid sensor histidine kinase/response regulator, protein MNYQNRTKQQLIDKLLDLERANELLKTNSANNSLDIDNCYACFYNMFNDNPVGMAICQIIRDELGNPIDFIHHKVNNSTEQQTGFKPEMLLNKKTSELISKKETDHFVKIYSKVVETKKSISYEQYFPIYKRHLEVVAFPLENDFFGISYSDISTQKKDQKRFKYILENSISVIYNFNIKTGSYEYVSPSTSNVFGYPSELFLKEGLSEVLKHVHPEDLQRSKDHAEHLYSGNFAQFPIVEEYRFKHPKLGYRWISDTRTIILDEEGKAISIIGSAYDVTTKKESEIALLESENKFRKLLEGTPLPLCYVDKNEIISFRNDRFIKVFGYTDEDVPNLKKWWIAAYPDPEYRKWVVENWNNAVEKAMKNGTDIKSEEYKVTCKDGSVRDIIISGITIHDNFLATFIDITDINKVQIDLIHAKEKAEESDRLKSAFLANMSHEIRTPMNGILGFSDLLKDQKITGEKQLKYLTIIEESGTRMLNIIDDLMDISKIESGQMELSITTTNINDQLDYIYDFFKPEIEAKGIMFNLDKALLNKEAYLRTDKEKLYSILVKLINNSIKYTDSGTINFGYQKKNNELEFFVKDTGTGILSSRLNAIFDRFVQADILDRKALQGAGLGLSITKAYVEMLDGNIWVNSKYGEGSEFYFSLPYNSEIKSKKHIKITADNQKPMIKPLTILIAEDDEASDYFLSSVVKPFSKQTLKTDTGEGAIEMCKKHTDIDLILMDIKFRGKNGYEATEEIRSFNKDIIIIAQTAYGLAEDRSKCINAGCNDYVSKPINKQILLNKIKKYFPV, encoded by the coding sequence ATGAATTATCAGAATAGGACAAAGCAACAATTAATAGACAAATTGCTAGATTTAGAAAGAGCAAACGAGCTTCTAAAAACTAATTCTGCAAATAACTCTCTCGACATTGACAATTGTTATGCATGTTTTTATAACATGTTTAATGATAATCCTGTCGGTATGGCTATTTGCCAAATAATAAGAGATGAATTAGGAAATCCTATCGACTTCATCCATCATAAGGTCAACAACTCAACAGAGCAACAGACAGGTTTTAAACCTGAAATGTTACTCAATAAAAAAACTTCTGAACTTATTTCTAAAAAGGAAACTGATCATTTTGTTAAAATTTACTCAAAAGTAGTTGAAACAAAAAAAAGCATTTCATACGAACAATACTTCCCTATTTACAAGCGCCATTTAGAAGTTGTTGCTTTTCCACTCGAGAATGATTTTTTTGGAATATCCTACTCAGATATAAGTACTCAAAAAAAGGATCAGAAAAGATTTAAATACATATTAGAAAATTCAATTTCTGTTATTTACAATTTCAATATTAAAACTGGGAGCTATGAATATGTTAGCCCTTCAACGAGTAACGTTTTCGGATACCCTTCTGAATTATTTTTAAAAGAAGGATTATCTGAAGTTTTAAAACACGTTCATCCTGAAGATCTACAAAGGTCTAAAGATCATGCTGAGCACCTATATTCAGGAAATTTCGCACAATTCCCTATTGTAGAAGAATATCGTTTTAAACATCCTAAACTTGGATACAGATGGATTAGTGATACCAGAACAATAATCCTTGATGAAGAAGGAAAAGCAATATCGATTATTGGTAGTGCCTATGACGTCACTACTAAAAAAGAATCCGAAATTGCCCTTCTTGAGAGTGAAAATAAGTTTAGGAAATTATTGGAAGGAACTCCTCTTCCGCTATGTTATGTAGATAAAAATGAGATCATTTCGTTCAGGAATGACAGATTTATAAAAGTATTCGGCTATACAGATGAAGACGTTCCTAATCTTAAAAAGTGGTGGATTGCAGCATATCCCGATCCTGAATACCGAAAATGGGTTGTTGAAAATTGGAACAATGCTGTAGAAAAAGCAATGAAAAATGGCACCGATATTAAATCAGAAGAATATAAGGTGACATGTAAGGATGGAAGTGTTAGAGATATTATCATATCAGGGATTACAATACATGATAATTTCCTTGCTACATTTATTGACATTACTGACATCAATAAAGTCCAAATCGATCTTATCCATGCCAAAGAAAAAGCAGAAGAAAGTGATCGTTTGAAATCTGCATTCCTTGCCAATATGAGTCATGAAATTAGAACTCCAATGAATGGAATATTGGGTTTTTCTGACCTTCTGAAAGATCAAAAAATAACGGGCGAGAAACAATTAAAATACCTTACGATAATTGAGGAAAGTGGAACTCGAATGCTCAATATTATTGATGATTTAATGGATATCTCTAAAATTGAATCTGGTCAAATGGAATTATCAATAACCACTACAAACATTAATGATCAATTGGATTACATATATGACTTTTTCAAGCCTGAAATTGAAGCAAAAGGAATAATGTTTAATTTGGATAAAGCCCTACTTAATAAAGAAGCATATTTAAGAACTGACAAAGAAAAATTGTATTCTATTCTAGTAAAACTGATTAATAATTCCATAAAATATACAGATTCAGGTACAATTAACTTTGGTTATCAGAAAAAAAACAATGAGTTAGAATTCTTTGTAAAAGATACTGGCACAGGGATATTATCCAGCAGATTAAATGCCATTTTCGATCGTTTTGTTCAAGCTGATATATTAGATCGAAAAGCCTTACAAGGAGCTGGCCTTGGACTATCAATAACAAAAGCGTATGTTGAAATGCTGGATGGAAATATTTGGGTAAATAGCAAATATGGAGAAGGTTCTGAATTTTATTTTTCACTTCCTTACAATTCTGAGATTAAATCAAAAAAGCATATTAAAATCACCGCAGATAACCAGAAGCCAATGATTAAACCTCTTACTATTCTAATTGCAGAAGATGATGAAGCATCTGATTATTTTTTATCTTCTGTGGTTAAACCATTCAGTAAACAAACATTAAAAACAGACACCGGAGAAGGTGCTATCGAAATGTGCAAAAAGCATACAGATATTGATCTAATTTTGATGGACATTAAATTCAGAGGGAAAAATGGTTATGAGGCAACTGAGGAAATTCGCTCATTTAATAAAGACATTATTATTATTGCGCAAACGGCATATGGTTTAGCAGAGGACCGATCCAAATGTATAAATGCAGGTTGTAATGACTATGTTTCTAAACCAATTAACAAACAGATCCTTCTCAATAAGATTAAAAAATACTTTCCAGTATAA
- a CDS encoding hybrid sensor histidine kinase/response regulator, whose amino-acid sequence MKDTSNASNSSPENQTMFFNQALQFINHINKILIKTKSQNSLMREVIDQISNNNNFHSAWIILTNSLGTEKRFIKSSNGGKPNAIKRFDKKDFPACAKRAIQNNKILVRNKLEENCSLCEISENCLSRHAFIIPISSSNTTFGCLSLTIPEKNINNKELINLFNELGEVIGFTIHKLELASRAKKQQKENIKKLKQFELVMNATNDGLYDWNLKTNEIYYSPGWKKMLGYQSDELPDDLSAWEQLIHEDDKSKSWDMAKELIDKKRDRFEIEFKMKHKDGRWINILSRAQATFDKSGNAQRIIGTHVDITERKKFESNQIRLIHDQQVILDNAPAVIIFKDTNNNIIRVTESVAKLSGIPKKEIEGRHSSEVYPEMADQYWEDDLEVIRTGKSKIGIIETLPSSDGKKIWLRTDKIPYRDENNIIKGIIVFSIDITDLKNAEHKLIEKNKELTKSKLKAEESDQLKTAFIQNLSHEIRTPMNSIIGFSEMLENPLLLDDKRKLFRSIIIKSSNQLLSIVNDILTISSIDTNSEENCFENVCINKLIDDLLTISRPNKSKKVEFKCVKSLDNKESIIVTDLTKITQIITNLLNNAIKFTHKGLIELGYSLKNNQLEFYVKDTGIGIGKLHQKKIFERFRQANISTSQQYGGTGLGLAISKGFAELLGGKIWVHSTIDKGSTFHFSIPYQKAEVKPNKTLDINISSKLNTILVAEDEPFNYLLIEEFLVNQGFTLIHAKNGEEAIRICKTNMEIDLILMDIKMPKLDGYSAAKQIKQFRPNLPIIAQSAYVLSHERDKYSDLAFDDFITKPIDVTELKQKLINSVS is encoded by the coding sequence ATGAAGGATACCTCTAACGCATCAAACTCTTCTCCTGAAAACCAAACAATGTTTTTCAATCAGGCACTACAGTTTATTAATCACATCAATAAAATTCTTATCAAAACCAAAAGTCAAAATTCTCTTATGAGAGAAGTTATTGACCAAATATCAAACAATAACAACTTTCATTCAGCTTGGATTATATTGACTAACTCTCTGGGGACTGAAAAACGTTTTATAAAATCTTCAAATGGTGGAAAACCAAATGCAATTAAACGATTTGACAAAAAAGACTTTCCAGCTTGTGCAAAAAGAGCAATTCAAAATAATAAAATTCTAGTACGCAATAAATTGGAAGAAAACTGCAGTTTATGTGAAATATCCGAAAATTGCTTGAGTAGACACGCATTCATAATTCCAATCTCATCTAGTAATACAACATTTGGGTGTTTGTCTTTAACAATACCCGAAAAAAATATCAATAATAAAGAACTTATTAATTTATTTAACGAATTAGGTGAAGTAATCGGGTTTACCATTCATAAATTAGAGCTTGCAAGTAGAGCGAAAAAGCAACAAAAAGAAAATATAAAAAAACTCAAACAATTTGAGTTGGTAATGAATGCTACAAATGACGGCTTGTATGATTGGAATCTCAAAACCAATGAGATTTATTATTCTCCGGGCTGGAAAAAAATGCTAGGCTATCAATCCGATGAATTACCAGACGATTTATCTGCATGGGAACAATTAATTCATGAAGATGATAAAAGTAAATCATGGGATATGGCAAAGGAGTTAATCGACAAAAAGCGAGACCGTTTTGAAATTGAGTTCAAAATGAAACACAAAGATGGTCGGTGGATTAATATTCTTTCTCGCGCACAAGCAACTTTCGATAAAAGTGGTAATGCACAAAGAATAATTGGTACACACGTTGACATAACCGAACGAAAAAAATTCGAAAGTAATCAAATTAGACTAATTCATGATCAGCAAGTTATTTTAGACAATGCACCTGCCGTTATTATTTTCAAAGACACTAATAATAACATCATCCGTGTAACAGAGAGTGTCGCTAAGCTATCTGGAATACCAAAAAAAGAAATTGAAGGTAGACATTCTTCTGAAGTCTATCCAGAAATGGCTGATCAATACTGGGAAGATGACTTAGAAGTTATTCGTACTGGGAAATCTAAAATTGGTATAATCGAAACCTTACCTTCTAGCGATGGCAAAAAAATATGGTTAAGAACAGATAAAATTCCTTATCGAGATGAAAACAACATCATTAAGGGCATTATCGTTTTTTCAATAGATATTACAGATCTTAAAAATGCGGAACACAAACTTATTGAAAAGAATAAAGAGTTAACAAAATCCAAATTAAAAGCAGAAGAAAGCGACCAATTAAAAACTGCTTTCATTCAAAATTTATCACACGAAATTAGAACTCCAATGAATTCTATTATTGGTTTTTCAGAAATGCTTGAAAATCCATTATTACTTGACGATAAAAGAAAACTATTCCGTTCCATTATCATTAAGAGTTCAAACCAACTGCTTTCTATTGTAAATGATATTTTAACCATATCCTCGATTGATACTAATTCTGAAGAAAATTGTTTCGAAAATGTATGTATCAACAAGCTAATTGATGATTTACTTACTATTTCTCGGCCCAATAAATCTAAAAAAGTTGAATTTAAGTGTGTTAAATCTTTAGATAATAAAGAGTCGATAATCGTTACAGATCTAACCAAAATAACTCAAATAATCACAAATCTTTTAAACAATGCTATAAAATTCACCCACAAAGGACTAATTGAATTAGGCTATAGCCTTAAAAATAATCAGCTCGAGTTTTATGTGAAGGATACAGGTATTGGAATTGGAAAATTGCATCAAAAAAAGATATTTGAACGTTTTCGTCAAGCAAATATAAGTACAAGTCAGCAATATGGAGGAACAGGGTTAGGACTTGCCATTTCTAAAGGTTTCGCAGAATTACTGGGTGGAAAAATCTGGGTTCATTCTACTATTGACAAAGGATCTACATTTCACTTCTCCATTCCCTATCAAAAAGCAGAGGTGAAGCCGAATAAAACACTAGATATTAATATTAGCTCTAAGCTTAATACAATTTTAGTGGCTGAAGATGAACCATTCAATTACCTTCTAATCGAAGAGTTCTTAGTTAATCAAGGCTTTACACTCATTCACGCTAAAAATGGTGAAGAAGCAATTCGTATTTGTAAGACAAATATGGAAATTGATCTGATCTTAATGGATATTAAAATGCCAAAACTTGATGGTTATTCTGCAGCTAAACAAATAAAACAATTCAGACCAAACTTGCCAATCATTGCGCAATCAGCTTATGTATTGAGTCATGAAAGAGATAAATATTCAGACCTAGCATTTGATGATTTTATCACCAAACCAATTGATGTTACTGAACTAAAACAAAAATTAATTAATTCAGTTAGTTAG
- a CDS encoding alpha-amylase family glycosyl hydrolase, giving the protein MNIHKPVIYQLFPRLFGNKNTAPVINGSRNKNGCGKFNDITNKALQEIKKLSITHVWYTGIIEHAIVEAYPEAGIPHGNPLVIKGKAGSPYAIKDYYDVNPDLAENVNHRMQEFQDLIDRTHQNTMKVIIDFVPNHLAREYHSDAKPKDISDFGEEDDSSVGFSTRNNFYYLPHEHLHLSDEIRSHFSQIVYYEYPAKATGNDQFTSSPQINDWYETVKLNYGIDYQNNHSLHFDPIPNTWIKMKDILIYWAEKGVDGFRCDMAEMVPVEFWHWVIGEIKLVFPDILFIAEVYNPYLYEAYIKTGKFDYLYDKVGLYDTLKGVIKGQKSAREITQCWQSLNGLDEYMLRFLENHDEQRIASPFFAVNPVKALPAMLLSACLHRGPAMLYSGQEMGESGMEESGYSGSDGRSTIFDYWNLPEHQKWMNNGKFDGELLSDEQKHLQNSYRNILKYTQMPAIAYGEFYDLMWQNTDFKLFNSDKVYAFLRHCKEQKLLIVCNFDSNPQDLHVKIPKHALELIEIPRPIELIFDEIDTKQTLKVSSEGVADHGISIHINAYQYLVFEINY; this is encoded by the coding sequence ATGAACATTCACAAACCGGTAATTTATCAACTATTCCCACGATTGTTTGGAAATAAAAACACAGCGCCAGTTATTAATGGTTCTAGAAATAAAAACGGATGTGGAAAATTCAACGACATCACGAACAAGGCGCTTCAAGAAATCAAAAAACTTAGTATAACTCATGTTTGGTATACAGGAATTATTGAGCATGCAATTGTTGAAGCTTATCCGGAAGCTGGAATTCCACATGGTAATCCACTGGTAATAAAAGGCAAAGCTGGATCACCTTATGCAATTAAAGATTACTATGATGTGAATCCGGATTTGGCTGAGAATGTAAATCATCGAATGCAAGAATTTCAAGATTTGATTGATCGTACCCATCAAAATACAATGAAGGTAATAATCGATTTTGTCCCCAATCATTTAGCAAGAGAATATCATTCAGATGCAAAACCCAAAGATATTTCAGACTTTGGTGAAGAAGATGATAGTAGTGTTGGATTTTCTACTCGCAATAACTTCTACTATTTACCACATGAACATTTGCATTTATCTGATGAAATTAGAAGTCATTTCTCACAAATTGTATACTATGAATATCCTGCAAAAGCAACAGGTAATGATCAATTTACAAGTTCTCCTCAAATAAATGATTGGTACGAAACTGTAAAATTAAATTACGGTATCGATTACCAGAACAATCATTCCTTACATTTCGATCCCATTCCGAATACATGGATAAAGATGAAAGACATCCTAATCTATTGGGCAGAAAAAGGAGTTGATGGCTTTCGATGCGATATGGCAGAAATGGTGCCTGTAGAATTTTGGCATTGGGTAATAGGTGAAATAAAATTGGTATTTCCTGATATTTTATTCATTGCGGAAGTATACAATCCATACTTATACGAAGCTTACATTAAAACTGGAAAGTTCGATTACTTGTACGATAAGGTTGGTTTGTACGATACCCTTAAAGGAGTTATTAAAGGACAAAAATCAGCAAGAGAAATAACGCAATGCTGGCAATCCTTAAATGGCTTGGATGAATACATGCTTCGCTTTCTGGAAAATCATGACGAGCAGCGAATTGCATCTCCATTTTTTGCAGTAAATCCTGTAAAAGCCTTACCGGCAATGCTTTTATCCGCATGTCTGCATCGAGGACCAGCAATGCTTTATTCGGGACAGGAAATGGGAGAATCTGGAATGGAAGAATCTGGATATAGTGGCTCAGATGGCCGCTCAACGATATTTGATTATTGGAATTTACCAGAACATCAAAAGTGGATGAACAATGGTAAATTTGATGGTGAATTATTATCTGATGAACAAAAACACCTTCAGAACTCGTATCGAAACATTTTGAAATATACTCAAATGCCAGCTATCGCCTATGGTGAATTTTACGATTTAATGTGGCAGAATACAGATTTTAAACTTTTTAATTCGGATAAGGTTTATGCTTTTCTAAGACATTGCAAAGAACAAAAGCTTCTAATTGTTTGTAATTTTGATTCTAATCCTCAAGACTTGCATGTTAAAATACCAAAGCATGCATTGGAGCTTATAGAAATCCCTAGACCAATAGAATTGATTTTTGATGAAATTGATACGAAGCAAACACTAAAAGTAAGTAGTGAAGGGGTTGCAGATCATGGCATTTCTATTCACATTAATGCCTATCAATACCTTGTATTTGAGATTAATTATTGA